In the genome of Chryseobacterium arthrosphaerae, one region contains:
- a CDS encoding glycoside hydrolase family 43 protein, whose translation MKQNIMNLTFFRNRKHIIAAAALLSVATISAQTFSDFNYRGNDKIYNDNPLKPDEFYSPILQGCYPDPSITRKGEDYYLVNSSFSMFPGVPIFTSKDLVNWKQVGHVLDRPSQLKVEKSGVSHGIYAPDIKYNKHNDTFYMITTQFAGGIGNMVVKTKDPAKGWSEVQKLNFEGIDPAIFFDDDGKAYIVHNDAPPQGTEQYNGHRVIKMWDYDLEKDQVVAGSDKIIVNGGVDLSQKPIWIEGPHIYKKNGKYYLMCAEGGTGGNHSEVIFMSDSPKGPYVPAGNNPILTQRYFPKDRKEKVDWAGHADLVETPDGQYYGVFLAIRPNEKNRVNKGRETFILPVDWSGKYPVFQNGLVPMKPKLKLPAGVQNQNGQNGFLPNGNFTYNDKLTDKNLDYRWIAMRGPRESFITVTKNGVKVNPFATNIKALAPVSALFHRLQHESFETSVTLDFKPKSEKELAGITCYQSETFHYVFGITKKDKDFYIVLERTEKGQSKLIASEKISLSKPVKLQVVADKDEHSFNYSLDGKNYKNLGGPVSGDILSTDVAGGFTGSLIGLYSTSSNDIIPN comes from the coding sequence ATGAAACAGAATATAATGAATTTAACTTTTTTCAGGAATAGAAAACATATCATTGCAGCAGCTGCTTTGCTCTCGGTGGCTACTATTTCTGCCCAGACTTTCTCAGACTTCAACTACCGTGGAAACGATAAAATATATAATGATAACCCTCTTAAACCGGACGAGTTTTATTCCCCGATTTTACAGGGCTGTTACCCCGATCCCAGCATTACCAGAAAAGGCGAAGATTACTATCTTGTAAATTCTTCATTTTCAATGTTTCCGGGAGTTCCGATTTTTACTTCTAAAGATCTTGTGAACTGGAAACAGGTAGGACACGTTTTGGATAGGCCTTCACAGCTTAAAGTGGAAAAATCAGGTGTTTCCCATGGAATTTATGCACCGGATATCAAATACAATAAGCACAACGATACTTTTTATATGATCACTACCCAGTTTGCGGGTGGTATCGGAAATATGGTCGTAAAAACAAAAGACCCTGCAAAAGGATGGAGCGAAGTTCAGAAACTCAATTTTGAAGGTATTGATCCTGCTATTTTCTTTGATGATGACGGGAAAGCATATATCGTTCACAATGATGCTCCGCCACAAGGTACTGAACAGTACAACGGCCATCGTGTGATTAAGATGTGGGACTATGATCTCGAAAAAGACCAGGTAGTTGCGGGTTCGGATAAGATTATTGTAAACGGCGGTGTGGATCTTTCCCAAAAGCCCATCTGGATTGAAGGTCCTCATATTTACAAAAAGAACGGGAAATACTATCTGATGTGCGCGGAAGGAGGAACCGGAGGCAATCACAGTGAAGTTATTTTTATGTCCGATTCTCCGAAAGGACCTTACGTTCCGGCTGGCAATAACCCGATTCTGACACAGCGCTATTTCCCGAAAGACCGAAAAGAAAAAGTAGACTGGGCTGGTCATGCAGATCTGGTTGAAACACCGGATGGCCAATATTACGGAGTATTTCTGGCGATACGCCCGAATGAGAAAAACAGAGTCAACAAAGGCCGTGAAACATTTATCCTTCCGGTTGACTGGAGTGGAAAATACCCGGTTTTCCAAAACGGGCTGGTTCCGATGAAACCAAAACTGAAATTACCAGCTGGAGTTCAGAATCAAAACGGACAAAACGGATTTTTACCCAATGGAAACTTTACCTATAACGACAAATTAACCGATAAAAACCTTGATTACCGCTGGATAGCCATGCGCGGACCTCGTGAAAGTTTTATTACCGTTACAAAAAATGGGGTGAAAGTAAACCCTTTTGCCACCAATATCAAAGCATTGGCTCCGGTTTCGGCACTGTTCCACAGATTGCAGCATGAATCATTTGAAACTTCTGTAACCCTGGATTTTAAGCCTAAATCAGAAAAAGAGCTGGCAGGAATTACCTGTTATCAAAGTGAAACATTCCATTATGTTTTCGGAATCACGAAGAAAGATAAAGATTTCTACATCGTATTGGAAAGAACGGAAAAAGGACAATCAAAGCTGATTGCCAGCGAGAAGATTTCATTATCCAAACCGGTTAAACTGCAGGTGGTAGCAGATAAAGATGAGCATAGCTTTAATTATTCGCTGGATGGTAAGAACTATAAAAACCTTGGCGGACCGGTTTCAGGAGATATCCTTTCGACGGATGTAGCGGGCGGTTTCACAGGAAGCCTCATTGGGCTGTACAGTACCTCTTCCAATGATATTATACCGAATTAA
- a CDS encoding bifunctional 4-hydroxy-2-oxoglutarate aldolase/2-dehydro-3-deoxy-phosphogluconate aldolase gives MSEIVQKIKDQKIVPLFYNESFEVSKNIIKALYEAGIRVIEYTNRGHQALENFTRLKTISNAEFPGLLLGIGTVKNIKEMDDYAHAKADFIITPVISEVLVKHALERNILLIPGCFTPSDINIAYQNGLKLVKIFPADALGKKYIKSVQPVFPGMNFMPTGGINAEFEDIMEWLNGGAIAAGLGSALIGKDCNEEELTRKTQNLLQQLNHN, from the coding sequence ATGAGTGAAATAGTACAAAAAATAAAGGACCAGAAAATCGTTCCGTTGTTTTATAACGAATCGTTTGAAGTTTCAAAAAATATCATAAAAGCTTTATACGAAGCAGGAATCCGTGTGATAGAATATACCAACCGTGGTCATCAGGCCCTGGAAAATTTCACCAGACTAAAAACCATTTCGAATGCAGAATTTCCCGGACTTCTGTTAGGAATCGGAACGGTGAAAAACATAAAAGAAATGGATGATTATGCTCATGCAAAAGCAGATTTCATCATTACACCTGTCATCAGTGAAGTATTGGTGAAACATGCGCTTGAAAGAAATATCCTTTTGATTCCGGGCTGTTTTACTCCTTCCGATATCAATATTGCCTATCAGAACGGTTTAAAACTGGTTAAAATATTCCCGGCTGATGCTTTAGGGAAGAAATACATCAAATCGGTACAGCCTGTTTTCCCGGGAATGAATTTCATGCCTACCGGAGGGATCAATGCAGAATTTGAAGATATTATGGAATGGCTCAATGGGGGTGCCATAGCAGCAGGATTGGGAAGTGCCCTTATTGGAAAAGATTGTAATGAAGAAGAATTGACCCGGAAAACACAGAATTTATTACAACAACTTAATCATAATTAA
- a CDS encoding RagB/SusD family nutrient uptake outer membrane protein has protein sequence MINLNKKFIAALFLASVAFTTTGCNEILDEQPRGIYTPEDFTTERGISQGVTSLYRQLRLLYGNGYWLNANMTGTDEATWGQSADGNFKDLDMTGGAGSINSNTFPTSMVWGSVFPSINTANGIIQNGSGAGIAESLISEARFFRSFYYFLLVQTYGGVPLDLGSGELAFNINPKTTSVRNTVTEVYTKAIFPDLVKAVENLPANPRVKGGVTKNVARLYLAKAYLTYGWWLQNPKSIPTYPDTPRTDPDGHNAQWYFQQAYDVALAAINSPGPYALQPTYYDVNLGSNDRNSECMLYADHTETSAYFNEGVIQASYGDGWSPNNFASWMLTWNYTNLKSSTSPTTWTPASSVQRAAFQPLGRPWVRMAPTIEVIKNTFADKTNDSRYDGTFTTVYRGNWDKEGTGLTNVGTLYNANNLPIQPNAPVLSFLNDDSQTPSYPTNAGQSGIGAGTLPGRADWVVAPSGISRIVYPGIWKIGPYRTDNGNGLGYPNPSHTRPFYAAKFSELYFIAAEAAVKGASGAVSARDLINVIRARAGKWRWDNNGNVTKIQDNSAAMIAATPSTITIDYILEERSREYFGEGYRWYDLVRTQTWADKAASYSIGGANYGNHTPQTVTRTIQPFHYLRPIPQGQLDAMEVSADIKAKYQNPGYN, from the coding sequence ATGATCAATCTAAATAAAAAATTCATTGCTGCTTTATTCCTGGCTTCAGTAGCATTTACAACTACAGGTTGTAATGAGATATTGGATGAACAACCAAGAGGGATTTATACCCCGGAAGACTTTACAACGGAAAGAGGGATATCACAAGGTGTTACGTCTTTATACAGACAGTTGAGATTGCTTTACGGAAACGGTTACTGGCTAAATGCCAATATGACCGGTACAGATGAAGCCACCTGGGGGCAGAGCGCAGATGGTAATTTTAAAGATCTTGATATGACAGGGGGTGCAGGAAGTATCAATTCCAATACCTTTCCTACAAGTATGGTATGGGGATCCGTATTTCCGTCGATTAATACTGCAAATGGAATTATTCAGAACGGATCCGGGGCCGGTATAGCAGAATCGCTGATTTCGGAAGCAAGATTTTTCCGTTCTTTCTATTATTTTCTGTTAGTGCAGACCTATGGAGGGGTACCTCTTGATCTTGGGTCTGGCGAACTGGCTTTTAATATCAATCCGAAAACAACTTCAGTTAGAAATACCGTAACGGAAGTATACACTAAGGCAATCTTCCCGGATTTAGTTAAAGCGGTCGAAAATCTTCCTGCTAACCCGCGGGTGAAAGGCGGAGTGACCAAAAATGTAGCCCGTTTATATTTGGCAAAGGCTTATTTGACGTATGGATGGTGGCTGCAAAATCCTAAAAGCATCCCGACATATCCTGACACTCCTCGTACAGATCCTGATGGCCACAACGCACAATGGTATTTTCAGCAGGCCTATGATGTTGCTTTAGCCGCTATTAATAGCCCCGGACCTTATGCGTTGCAGCCCACTTACTATGACGTTAATTTAGGATCAAATGATCGCAATAGCGAATGTATGCTGTATGCAGACCATACGGAAACCAGTGCCTATTTCAACGAAGGCGTAATTCAGGCAAGCTATGGGGATGGATGGTCACCGAATAATTTCGCATCCTGGATGCTGACGTGGAACTATACCAATCTTAAAAGCAGTACCTCTCCAACAACATGGACTCCGGCAAGTTCTGTACAGCGTGCAGCTTTCCAGCCGTTGGGAAGACCTTGGGTGAGAATGGCTCCTACCATTGAAGTCATTAAAAATACATTTGCAGATAAAACCAATGATTCAAGATATGACGGAACATTTACAACCGTATACCGTGGTAACTGGGACAAGGAAGGAACAGGGCTTACCAATGTAGGAACACTTTATAATGCCAATAACCTTCCTATACAGCCTAATGCTCCGGTTCTGAGCTTTTTAAATGATGATTCCCAGACCCCTTCATATCCTACCAATGCAGGCCAAAGCGGGATAGGAGCCGGTACACTGCCGGGAAGAGCTGATTGGGTGGTTGCCCCTAGCGGAATCAGCAGAATTGTGTATCCGGGGATCTGGAAAATTGGTCCTTACAGAACAGACAACGGAAATGGATTAGGGTATCCGAACCCGAGTCATACACGCCCTTTCTATGCAGCAAAATTCTCCGAGTTGTATTTTATTGCAGCAGAAGCGGCTGTAAAAGGAGCATCCGGCGCAGTATCTGCCAGAGATTTAATTAATGTGATCCGTGCAAGAGCAGGAAAATGGCGCTGGGATAATAACGGAAATGTAACAAAAATACAGGATAACAGTGCTGCTATGATCGCAGCAACACCATCAACTATAACAATCGATTACATCTTAGAAGAAAGATCCAGAGAATATTTTGGTGAAGGCTACAGATGGTATGATTTGGTAAGAACCCAAACCTGGGCGGATAAGGCTGCCTCATACTCCATTGGTGGAGCGAATTATGGAAATCATACGCCACAGACAGTTACCAGGACCATACAACCTTTCCATTATTTGAGACCTATCCCTCAGGGACAGCTGGATGCAATGGAAGTTTCAGCAGATATTAAGGCGAAATACCAGAATCCCGGATACAATTAA
- a CDS encoding sugar kinase, with protein sequence MGDSTKILCFGELLLHFAPDSEGNWLNEQSLKMYVGGAEYNVAAALSQWKNSVKLLSALPENFVGNHLELQLKNKGIEVLAEKNKGRIGTFYLSSDGDMQNASVVYDRFPSVFTQSDFETFSDDEIFSGVKWLHISTITPALSDHAFRKCLQIMKEARNRNITVSLDLNYRALLWQNQNPHKIKELMPFVNVLMGNIWSVEQFLEIPVKYELNGKFDDENLLKQAEKTALKIRRQFPEVEKIANTFRFTNGERVNYFATLFADEQLLVSEIYNSEKIEERVGSGDSFMAALIHGILKGNPDQQILEDATKVAFKKLFVKGDTIDESINIETL encoded by the coding sequence ATGGGGGATTCGACGAAAATACTATGTTTCGGGGAACTGCTTCTCCACTTTGCCCCGGATTCCGAAGGAAACTGGCTCAATGAACAGTCTCTGAAGATGTATGTTGGCGGCGCTGAATACAATGTTGCGGCAGCACTTTCCCAGTGGAAGAATTCTGTGAAACTGTTATCAGCTTTACCCGAGAATTTTGTAGGAAATCACCTCGAACTACAGCTTAAAAATAAAGGAATAGAAGTCCTTGCAGAAAAGAACAAGGGAAGAATAGGAACATTTTACCTTTCTTCCGATGGAGATATGCAGAATGCGTCAGTGGTTTACGACCGTTTTCCGTCTGTTTTTACCCAATCGGATTTTGAAACTTTCAGTGATGATGAAATATTTTCAGGAGTAAAATGGCTGCACATCAGCACCATCACACCGGCTTTGAGTGACCATGCATTTCGTAAATGTTTACAGATCATGAAAGAAGCCAGAAACAGAAATATTACAGTTTCCCTCGATCTGAATTACAGAGCGTTGCTTTGGCAAAACCAGAATCCTCATAAAATTAAAGAACTGATGCCTTTTGTTAACGTTCTCATGGGAAATATCTGGTCTGTAGAGCAGTTTCTGGAAATTCCTGTTAAGTACGAGCTTAACGGGAAATTTGATGATGAAAATCTTCTGAAACAGGCTGAAAAAACAGCGTTAAAAATCAGAAGACAATTCCCGGAGGTGGAAAAAATTGCAAATACCTTCCGCTTTACAAACGGCGAACGGGTCAATTATTTTGCCACTTTGTTTGCTGATGAACAGCTTTTGGTTTCAGAAATATATAATTCAGAGAAAATTGAAGAAAGAGTAGGAAGCGGTGATTCTTTCATGGCCGCCTTAATTCATGGAATTTTAAAAGGAAATCCTGACCAGCAGATCCTGGAGGATGCGACAAAAGTTGCTTTTAAAAAGCTTTTCGTAAAAGGAGATACCATTGATGAAAGCATTAATATCGAAACATTATGA
- a CDS encoding MFS transporter, with translation MQAPQNRNIRWWMLSLVFLATTINYLDRQVMGLLKPVLEKEFSWDEKDYSYIVMAFTTTYAIGYMAMGRFIDKVGTKIGYAVSLIVWSLASIGHGLVKSTIGFIIARSTLGISEAGNFPAAIKSVAEWFPKKERALATGIFNSGATVGAILAPLLVPFILGHYGWRQTFVWIGALGMVWIILWWKFYAVPEKTKNLSKEELQYIKSDQAEKAEEKTKIPLSELLKYKVTWSFAIGKMLTDPIWYFFMFWLPAYFSDVFKMDLTKPSLPLIIIYSGTTIGSIGGGYLSSFLIKKGWAIGRARSITMLLFALMVVPVMFSKYVDNMWMITIIIAFATAAHQGWGANLMTTVGDQLPNNYVSSVIGFGGMLGSAAGIIFPLFIGIVLDTFKKSGNINGGYNIIFFIAGISYVTAWGLIKIINRKKPV, from the coding sequence ATGCAGGCTCCTCAAAACCGCAATATAAGATGGTGGATGCTGTCCCTTGTCTTTCTCGCCACTACGATCAATTACCTTGACCGTCAGGTAATGGGTTTGCTGAAACCTGTACTGGAAAAGGAATTCAGCTGGGACGAAAAAGATTACAGCTATATCGTCATGGCCTTTACCACGACTTATGCCATTGGTTATATGGCGATGGGAAGGTTTATAGACAAGGTGGGAACCAAAATCGGGTATGCCGTTTCCCTTATTGTGTGGAGTCTTGCCTCTATAGGACATGGTCTTGTCAAAAGTACCATCGGGTTTATCATTGCGAGAAGCACTTTAGGAATCAGTGAGGCAGGAAACTTTCCTGCTGCGATCAAATCTGTAGCTGAGTGGTTTCCTAAAAAAGAAAGAGCGCTGGCAACCGGAATTTTTAACTCAGGAGCAACGGTGGGAGCTATTTTAGCACCGCTGCTGGTTCCGTTCATTCTTGGACATTACGGCTGGAGACAGACTTTTGTATGGATCGGTGCTTTGGGTATGGTTTGGATTATCCTTTGGTGGAAATTCTATGCCGTACCGGAAAAAACAAAAAATCTCAGCAAGGAAGAACTGCAATACATTAAAAGTGATCAGGCTGAAAAAGCAGAAGAAAAAACGAAAATCCCTTTATCGGAATTACTCAAATATAAAGTAACATGGTCGTTTGCCATCGGTAAAATGTTAACCGATCCTATCTGGTATTTCTTCATGTTCTGGCTGCCGGCCTATTTCTCGGATGTTTTCAAAATGGATTTAACAAAACCATCGCTTCCATTGATTATTATTTACAGCGGAACTACGATCGGAAGTATCGGCGGAGGCTATCTTTCATCATTTCTGATCAAAAAAGGCTGGGCCATCGGAAGAGCCAGAAGCATTACCATGTTGTTGTTTGCTTTGATGGTAGTTCCGGTCATGTTCTCAAAATATGTAGATAATATGTGGATGATCACGATCATCATTGCCTTTGCAACAGCTGCGCATCAAGGTTGGGGAGCCAATCTTATGACTACGGTCGGAGATCAGTTGCCTAATAATTATGTCAGTTCTGTCATTGGTTTTGGTGGAATGCTAGGTTCTGCAGCAGGAATAATTTTTCCCCTTTTTATCGGAATTGTTCTCGATACCTTTAAAAAATCAGGAAATATCAACGGAGGCTACAATATTATATTTTTCATAGCAGGAATATCCTATGTTACAGCCTGGGGATTGATTAAAATAATCAACCGGAAGAAACCCGTTTAA
- the uxuA gene encoding mannonate dehydratase, which yields MEKTWRWFGKKDKIALSTLRQIGVEGIVSALHDIPNGEIWNSEEIDDYKNYIESHGLCWSVVESLPVSEAIKYGGEDRDFLIENYITSLENLGKAGVTTVCYNFMPVLDWARTDLFYKWKDGSSSLYFDKTKFAYFEIHILQRKGAENEYSSEILQKVEELKNTLTEKDNHDLIDSVIVKTQGFVNGNIKEGELNPVEKFKSLLALYDGIDKHQLRQNMKYFLEKIMPVCEKWNIQMCVHPDDPPFSLLGLPRIVTNEEDIDWLLKAVDNPHNGLTFCAGSLSANLQNDVPKLAEKFAHRTKFVHLRSTNVFENGDFIEAHHLGGRGKLIEVIRVFEKENPDLPMRIDHGRLLTEDIDKGYNPGYSFLGRMLALGQIGGVMAAVQSEVQKN from the coding sequence ATGGAAAAAACCTGGCGCTGGTTTGGCAAAAAAGACAAAATAGCACTCAGCACACTTCGTCAAATAGGAGTAGAAGGAATTGTTTCTGCCCTGCATGATATTCCAAACGGAGAAATCTGGAATTCAGAGGAAATTGATGATTATAAAAACTATATAGAAAGCCACGGACTTTGCTGGTCTGTTGTGGAAAGTCTTCCCGTGAGTGAAGCCATCAAATACGGCGGTGAAGACCGTGACTTTTTAATAGAAAATTATATCACAAGCCTTGAAAATCTGGGTAAAGCAGGAGTTACAACTGTCTGCTACAACTTTATGCCTGTTCTTGACTGGGCACGCACCGATCTTTTTTACAAATGGAAAGACGGTTCGTCATCCCTTTATTTTGACAAAACCAAGTTTGCGTACTTCGAAATTCATATCCTTCAAAGAAAAGGAGCAGAAAATGAGTATAGTTCGGAAATCCTTCAAAAAGTAGAAGAATTAAAAAATACCTTAACGGAAAAAGATAATCATGATCTGATAGACTCAGTTATTGTAAAAACACAGGGATTCGTGAACGGAAATATCAAAGAAGGCGAATTGAATCCTGTAGAAAAGTTCAAAAGTTTACTGGCATTGTATGATGGTATAGATAAACACCAGCTTCGCCAAAATATGAAATATTTCCTTGAAAAAATAATGCCTGTCTGTGAAAAATGGAATATCCAGATGTGTGTACACCCTGATGATCCGCCGTTTTCACTATTGGGCTTGCCAAGAATAGTAACCAATGAAGAGGATATTGACTGGCTTCTGAAAGCTGTTGATAACCCTCACAACGGATTAACATTCTGTGCAGGATCTCTAAGTGCCAACCTTCAGAATGATGTTCCAAAACTGGCGGAGAAATTTGCCCACAGAACCAAATTCGTTCACCTGAGAAGTACAAATGTTTTTGAAAACGGTGATTTTATCGAGGCTCATCACTTGGGAGGAAGAGGAAAGCTTATTGAAGTGATCCGTGTATTCGAAAAAGAAAACCCTGACCTGCCGATGAGAATAGACCACGGAAGACTTTTAACGGAAGATATTGACAAAGGCTATAATCCCGGCTATTCATTTTTAGGAAGAATGCTGGCATTGGGTCAGATCGGAGGAGTAATGGCTGCCGTTCAGTCAGAAGTACAGAAAAATTAA
- the uxaC gene encoding glucuronate isomerase produces the protein MSNSIKNKEVFGELFLLESAKAEDLYFGYAKDMPVIDYHNHLEPDVIAANQNFRSPTAIWLDGDHYKWRAMRNFGIDEQFISGNASDHEKFMKWAEVVPYTLRNPLFHWTHLELKNPFGISEYLSPNTADTVYHQMNESLQTSGFLSQSIIQNFKVEALCTTDDPADDLVHHKALKNSGFNTAVLPAFRPDSYINIINPAQYLSGIKKLEKVCGFSITSASDLLNALQSRINYFVEAGAKVADHGFEYFPDTTKWNHSLEKEFSEFLKGNLSTFSDPDALCGYLLKELCKMYAEKGWVQQFHVGATRNNNSEMFRKIGANAGYDAIGERYYAQRLSILLDALNTEEKLAKTIIYNLNPAFNEVLASLAGNFNEGGIKSKVQFGAAWWFLDQLDGMTRQMNTLSNIGLISTFVGMLTDSRSLLSFSRHDYFRRLLCNIFGSEMERGLLPNDEKWVGKIIQDICYHNTKNYFEI, from the coding sequence ATGAGTAATTCTATTAAAAATAAAGAAGTTTTCGGAGAATTGTTTCTGCTTGAATCAGCAAAAGCGGAGGATCTCTATTTCGGATATGCCAAAGATATGCCTGTGATCGATTATCACAATCATCTTGAGCCGGATGTTATTGCTGCCAATCAAAACTTCCGTTCTCCAACCGCTATCTGGCTGGATGGTGATCATTACAAATGGAGAGCCATGAGAAATTTTGGTATTGATGAACAGTTTATTTCAGGAAATGCTTCAGATCACGAAAAATTTATGAAATGGGCAGAAGTAGTGCCTTATACCCTTCGTAACCCGCTATTTCACTGGACGCATCTGGAGCTCAAAAATCCTTTTGGAATCAGTGAATATTTATCACCCAATACTGCAGATACTGTATATCATCAGATGAATGAAAGTCTGCAGACATCCGGCTTTTTATCACAATCCATCATTCAGAATTTTAAGGTAGAAGCATTGTGCACTACAGATGATCCTGCTGATGACCTGGTTCATCACAAGGCTTTAAAAAACAGTGGATTTAACACCGCTGTTCTTCCGGCTTTCCGTCCTGATTCCTATATTAATATAATCAATCCCGCACAATATCTTTCAGGAATCAAAAAACTTGAAAAAGTCTGCGGATTTTCAATCACATCAGCTTCCGATCTGTTGAATGCACTTCAGTCCAGAATCAATTATTTTGTGGAAGCAGGAGCAAAAGTGGCCGATCACGGCTTTGAATATTTTCCGGATACCACAAAATGGAATCATAGCCTTGAAAAAGAATTTTCTGAATTCCTGAAAGGTAATCTTTCAACGTTTTCCGATCCGGATGCATTATGCGGCTATTTGCTGAAAGAGCTTTGCAAAATGTATGCAGAAAAAGGATGGGTACAGCAGTTTCATGTAGGAGCAACCCGAAACAACAATTCAGAAATGTTCAGAAAAATAGGTGCCAATGCAGGATATGATGCCATTGGAGAACGTTATTACGCACAGAGATTGAGCATTTTATTGGATGCACTGAACACAGAAGAAAAACTGGCTAAAACCATTATTTACAATCTGAACCCGGCATTTAATGAAGTTCTGGCATCCCTTGCCGGAAACTTCAATGAAGGAGGCATCAAATCCAAAGTACAGTTTGGAGCAGCCTGGTGGTTTCTCGATCAGCTTGACGGGATGACCAGGCAGATGAACACACTTTCCAATATCGGTCTGATCAGCACTTTTGTCGGCATGTTGACTGATTCCCGAAGTCTGCTGTCATTTTCAAGACACGATTATTTCAGAAGGCTTTTATGCAACATATTCGGAAGTGAAATGGAAAGAGGTCTGCTACCCAATGATGAAAAATGGGTAGGAAAGATCATTCAGGACATCTGCTATCACAATACAAAAAATTATTTTGAAATTTAA
- a CDS encoding SDR family oxidoreductase encodes MKDLFSIKNKVAVITGASGVLGGSLAKSFIEAGAKVVALGRNQETLDARVKELTDLRGDALAVEANVMDIESLEAASVKIKEKYGSIDILLNIAGGNIPAATLSPEQSFFDMDMKGWAEVTDLNINGTVYPSYVFGKAMAEQGSGNIINISSMAAYSAITRVAGYSAAKSAITNFTQWLASDLALKFGDKIRVNAVAPGFFIGDQNRAILLNPDGSLTERSKKVMAKTPMQRFGEVEELNGVVQFLCSDAASFITGALIPVDGGFSAFSGV; translated from the coding sequence ATGAAAGACCTGTTTAGTATTAAAAACAAAGTAGCAGTCATCACAGGGGCTTCAGGCGTTTTGGGAGGCAGCCTTGCCAAAAGTTTTATAGAAGCCGGCGCCAAAGTTGTCGCACTGGGAAGAAACCAGGAAACACTGGATGCCCGTGTAAAAGAGCTTACAGATTTGAGAGGTGATGCACTCGCTGTAGAAGCCAATGTGATGGATATTGAAAGCCTTGAAGCTGCTTCTGTGAAAATAAAAGAAAAGTATGGCAGCATTGATATTCTGCTCAATATAGCCGGTGGAAATATTCCGGCAGCCACCTTATCTCCCGAACAGTCATTTTTTGATATGGATATGAAGGGATGGGCTGAGGTTACCGATCTCAATATCAACGGAACTGTTTATCCGAGTTATGTTTTCGGAAAAGCAATGGCTGAGCAGGGGAGCGGTAACATTATTAATATTTCTTCCATGGCTGCCTATTCAGCGATTACGAGAGTAGCCGGATATTCTGCAGCCAAATCGGCAATTACCAATTTTACCCAATGGCTGGCCTCTGACCTGGCTTTGAAATTCGGAGATAAGATACGGGTGAACGCCGTGGCACCAGGGTTTTTCATTGGAGATCAGAACCGTGCAATCCTTCTGAATCCGGACGGAAGCTTAACCGAGAGAAGTAAAAAAGTAATGGCTAAAACACCTATGCAGAGATTTGGAGAAGTAGAGGAGTTGAACGGTGTTGTACAGTTTCTGTGTTCCGATGCAGCAAGTTTTATCACAGGAGCACTGATACCTGTGGACGGAGGTTTCAGTGCGTTCAGCGGAGTATAA